A portion of the Bombus terrestris chromosome 3, iyBomTerr1.2, whole genome shotgun sequence genome contains these proteins:
- the LOC100646219 gene encoding ATP-dependent DNA/RNA helicase DHX36 isoform X1: MFHPYRLFSAQRMYSRRRHGDRGESSQSGGSHFERDSRGRGRGGGHPPWLKGKEIGLYYRDKAREKAKKKETRVIKLPEHLQEKIGHMLNNSKGYYEKLYNNAYTEDTYGVLENKYVHIRDSQFKRKFINMVSGNMQGNLARALLVKSKLEKDIELDKKLLNEHRTLQLTQEYENMKQFRLKLPSHHKRSKILELIKENQVIVISGETGCGKTTQVAQYILDDQIEQENGSTVRIICTQPRRISAISVAERVAAERGERLGKSVGFQIRLEKVLPRDRGSITFCTTGMLLQFMQGDPALKEFSHIILDEIHERSTESDFILALLKLIIPKRPDLKVILMSATLNSERFSSYYNDCPMIHIPGFTYPVTEFYLEDILSFTEYQFPPSAAIPQDHRKHIKKYKQEQRKRDEFHDVLYPYVRQLIATKKYSKEVIEQLRNPNSEKLSLDLIEQLVRYICKTKDSGAILVFLPGMMDIIKLHKIMLENRQYPQNQYVIYPLHSRMPTVDQKLVFKTPPEGVRKIIIATSIAETSITIEDVVYVVDCGKMKFGKFDLQKNIQTLEPEWVSLANAKQRRGRAGRVKAGVCYHLYSKAREMALDQYPLPEMLRTRLEEVILQIKMLQLGKARTFLASVMDPPNMKAIDLSLDLLRTLNALDDEEQLTPLGYHLAQLPVDPRTGKMIIWASLFSCVEPVFAIAASLSFKDAFYCPFGKEEDARKKKLELNMNQFSDHIALSEALRRFEIAYKKSYASSFCREYFLSFSTLKLLSEMKTQFAQHLCQMKFMDSENPADINANRNSSNITLVKAVVCAALYPNIAIIRRVTKNGTRAWTPEDGSVTIHPSSVNDRVREYPNPFITYFTKQLSTAIYLHDTTCVSASILLFTAPKVSIRKEKGNYFISLANSQIFACDLQSAQLIQKLQEQFNNMLEYKITHPGTVCWNSVEGDVLNAIIELVSQKDEELGFSNSDIQNCEDDMHDTV; encoded by the exons ATGTTCCATCCTTACCGATTATTTTCAGCACAAAGAATGTATTCGAGACGTAGACAtg gaGATAGAGGTGAAAGTTCTCAGTCAGGAGGGTCACATTTTGAACGTGACAGCCGTGGACGAGGCAGAGGAGGAGGACATCCACCTTGGTTGAAAGGCAAAGAAATAGGGCTTTATTATAGAGATAAGGCTAGAGAAAAGGCCAAGAAAAAGGAAACTCGAGTTATTAAGTTACCTGAACATCTTCAAGAAAAAATTGGACACATGTTAAACAATTCTAAAggatattatgaaaaattatataacaatgcaTACACTGAGGATACGTATGGTgtgttagaaaataaatatgtgcACATTCGTGACTcccaatttaaaagaaaattcataAACATGGTATCTGGTAATATGCAAGGAAATCTTGCCAGAGCTTTGCTGGTTAAatcaaaattagaaaaagatattgaactagataaaaaattattaaatgaacaTAGAACATTGCAATTAACGCAGGAGTATGAAAACATGAAACAATTCAGATTAAAGTTACCATCTCACCATAAAAGatcaaaaatattagaattgaTTAAGGAAAATCAGGTTATTGTAATAAGTGGAGAAACTG GTTGTGGAAAAACAACACAGGTTGCTCAGTATATATTGGATGACCAAATAGAACAAGAAAATGGTAGCACTGTGCGAATTATATGTACTCAACCTAGGAGGATATCAGCTATATCTGTTGCTGAGAGAGTTGCAGCCGAGAGAGGAGAGAGGCTTGGTAAATCCGTTGGTTTTCAAATCCGACTTGAAAA AGTATTACCAAGAGATAGAGGCAGTATAACATTTTGTACTACTGGAATGTTATTGCAATTTATGCAAGGTGATCCAGCCTTAAAAGAATTTTCTCATATTATATTAGATGAAATTCATGAAAGATCTACCGAAAGTGACTTCATCCTTGCTTTACTGAAACTAATTATCCCTAAA agGCCCGATTTGAAAGTTATTTTAATGAGTGCAACACTTAACTCTGAAAGATTTTCCAGTTATTATAATGATTGCCCAATGATTCATATTCCTGGCTTTACTTATCCAGTAACAGAATTTTATTTAGAGGACATTCTATCCTTTACAGA ATATCAATTTCCCCCATCAGCTGCAATACCTCAAGATCATAGAAAacatatcaaaaaatataaacagGAACAACGAAAAAGGGACGAGTTTCATGATGTGCTATATCCTTATGTACGACAGCTTATAGCTACG AAGAAATATTCAAAAGAAGTAATTGAACAATTACGGAATCCAAACAGCGAGAAATTGTCTCTTGATCTTATAGAACAATTAGTTAGGTACATTTGTAAAACTAAAGATTCTGGAGCTATTTTAGTTTTTCTTCCTGGTATGATGGATATAATAAAGCTACATAAAATTATGCTAGAAAATAGACAGTATCCACAAA ATCAGTATGTTATTTATCCTCTTCATTCTCGTATGCCAACTGTCGATCAGAAGCTCGTATTTAAAACACCACCTGAAGGAGTTCGGAAGATAATAATTGCAACTTCGATAGCCGAAACTTCTATAACTATTGAAGATGTAGTATATGTTGTTGATTgcggaaaaatgaaatttggtAAATTCGATCtccaaaaaaatattcaaactttggAACCTGAATGGGTATCGTTAGCTAATGCTAAACAAAGAAGAGGTAGAGCAGGCAG AGTAAAAGCTGGTGTCTGTTACCATTTGTACTCAAAAGCTAGAGAAATGGCACTAGATCAGTATCCTTTACCTGAAATGTTAAGGACGCGTTTAGAGGaagttattttacaaataaaaatgttacaattGGGAAAAGCTAGAACTTTCTTAGCAAGTGTTATGGATCCGCCAAATATGAAAGCTATAGATCTATCTTTGGATTTACTCCGAACTCTTAACGCGTTGGATGACGAGGAACAATTGACTCCTTTAGGGTATCATTTGGCTCAATTACCTGTAGATCCACGAACAg GGAAAATGATCATATGGGCATCATTATTTTCGTGCGTAGAACCAGTTTTTGCAATCGCGGCGAGTCTTAGTTTTAAAGATGCTTTTTACTGTCCATTTGGAAAAGAGGAAGACGCACGAAAAAAGAAACTCGAATTAAATATGAATCAATTTAGCGATCATATCGCGTTATCTGAAGCATTAAGAAGATTTGAAATCGCGTATAAAAAAAGTTATGCAAGTTCTTTTTGTAGGGAATATTTCCTCTCTTTTAGTACGCTCAAACTACTTTCTGAAATGAAAACTCAATTTGCTCAACATTTGTGTCAAATGAAATTTATGGATTCAGAAAATCCCGCTGACATTAATGCTAACAGGAACTCCAGTAACATAACCTTAGTGAAAGCAGTAGTATGTGCTGCATTGTATCctaatattgctattataag GAGAGTTACAAAAAATGGAACCAGAGCATGGACTCCAGAAGATGGTAGCGTTACTATACATCCGTCAAGTGTAAATGATAGAGTTAGGGAATATCCCAACccatttattacatattttacaaagCAGCTCTCGACAGCGATATATTTGCATGATACTACATGCGTTAGCGcgtcaattttattatttactgcTCCAAAAGTGTCTATAA gaaaagaaaaaggaaactatTTTATCAGCTTAGCAAACAGTCAAATATTTGCTTGCGATTTGCAAAGTGCACAACTTATTCAG aaaTTACAAGAACAATTCAATAATATGTTAGAGTATAAAATAACACATCCGGGAACAGTATGCTGGAATAGCGTTGAAGGCGATGTATTAAA TGCTATCATAGAACTGGTTTCTCAAAAAGACGAGGAATTGGGATTTTCTAATTCCGATATTCAAAATTGTGAGGATGATATGCATGATACAGTTTGA
- the LOC100646219 gene encoding ATP-dependent DNA/RNA helicase DHX36 isoform X2: MLNNSKGYYEKLYNNAYTEDTYGVLENKYVHIRDSQFKRKFINMVSGNMQGNLARALLVKSKLEKDIELDKKLLNEHRTLQLTQEYENMKQFRLKLPSHHKRSKILELIKENQVIVISGETGCGKTTQVAQYILDDQIEQENGSTVRIICTQPRRISAISVAERVAAERGERLGKSVGFQIRLEKVLPRDRGSITFCTTGMLLQFMQGDPALKEFSHIILDEIHERSTESDFILALLKLIIPKRPDLKVILMSATLNSERFSSYYNDCPMIHIPGFTYPVTEFYLEDILSFTEYQFPPSAAIPQDHRKHIKKYKQEQRKRDEFHDVLYPYVRQLIATKKYSKEVIEQLRNPNSEKLSLDLIEQLVRYICKTKDSGAILVFLPGMMDIIKLHKIMLENRQYPQNQYVIYPLHSRMPTVDQKLVFKTPPEGVRKIIIATSIAETSITIEDVVYVVDCGKMKFGKFDLQKNIQTLEPEWVSLANAKQRRGRAGRVKAGVCYHLYSKAREMALDQYPLPEMLRTRLEEVILQIKMLQLGKARTFLASVMDPPNMKAIDLSLDLLRTLNALDDEEQLTPLGYHLAQLPVDPRTGKMIIWASLFSCVEPVFAIAASLSFKDAFYCPFGKEEDARKKKLELNMNQFSDHIALSEALRRFEIAYKKSYASSFCREYFLSFSTLKLLSEMKTQFAQHLCQMKFMDSENPADINANRNSSNITLVKAVVCAALYPNIAIIRRVTKNGTRAWTPEDGSVTIHPSSVNDRVREYPNPFITYFTKQLSTAIYLHDTTCVSASILLFTAPKVSIRKEKGNYFISLANSQIFACDLQSAQLIQKLQEQFNNMLEYKITHPGTVCWNSVEGDVLNAIIELVSQKDEELGFSNSDIQNCEDDMHDTV; this comes from the exons ATGTTAAACAATTCTAAAggatattatgaaaaattatataacaatgcaTACACTGAGGATACGTATGGTgtgttagaaaataaatatgtgcACATTCGTGACTcccaatttaaaagaaaattcataAACATGGTATCTGGTAATATGCAAGGAAATCTTGCCAGAGCTTTGCTGGTTAAatcaaaattagaaaaagatattgaactagataaaaaattattaaatgaacaTAGAACATTGCAATTAACGCAGGAGTATGAAAACATGAAACAATTCAGATTAAAGTTACCATCTCACCATAAAAGatcaaaaatattagaattgaTTAAGGAAAATCAGGTTATTGTAATAAGTGGAGAAACTG GTTGTGGAAAAACAACACAGGTTGCTCAGTATATATTGGATGACCAAATAGAACAAGAAAATGGTAGCACTGTGCGAATTATATGTACTCAACCTAGGAGGATATCAGCTATATCTGTTGCTGAGAGAGTTGCAGCCGAGAGAGGAGAGAGGCTTGGTAAATCCGTTGGTTTTCAAATCCGACTTGAAAA AGTATTACCAAGAGATAGAGGCAGTATAACATTTTGTACTACTGGAATGTTATTGCAATTTATGCAAGGTGATCCAGCCTTAAAAGAATTTTCTCATATTATATTAGATGAAATTCATGAAAGATCTACCGAAAGTGACTTCATCCTTGCTTTACTGAAACTAATTATCCCTAAA agGCCCGATTTGAAAGTTATTTTAATGAGTGCAACACTTAACTCTGAAAGATTTTCCAGTTATTATAATGATTGCCCAATGATTCATATTCCTGGCTTTACTTATCCAGTAACAGAATTTTATTTAGAGGACATTCTATCCTTTACAGA ATATCAATTTCCCCCATCAGCTGCAATACCTCAAGATCATAGAAAacatatcaaaaaatataaacagGAACAACGAAAAAGGGACGAGTTTCATGATGTGCTATATCCTTATGTACGACAGCTTATAGCTACG AAGAAATATTCAAAAGAAGTAATTGAACAATTACGGAATCCAAACAGCGAGAAATTGTCTCTTGATCTTATAGAACAATTAGTTAGGTACATTTGTAAAACTAAAGATTCTGGAGCTATTTTAGTTTTTCTTCCTGGTATGATGGATATAATAAAGCTACATAAAATTATGCTAGAAAATAGACAGTATCCACAAA ATCAGTATGTTATTTATCCTCTTCATTCTCGTATGCCAACTGTCGATCAGAAGCTCGTATTTAAAACACCACCTGAAGGAGTTCGGAAGATAATAATTGCAACTTCGATAGCCGAAACTTCTATAACTATTGAAGATGTAGTATATGTTGTTGATTgcggaaaaatgaaatttggtAAATTCGATCtccaaaaaaatattcaaactttggAACCTGAATGGGTATCGTTAGCTAATGCTAAACAAAGAAGAGGTAGAGCAGGCAG AGTAAAAGCTGGTGTCTGTTACCATTTGTACTCAAAAGCTAGAGAAATGGCACTAGATCAGTATCCTTTACCTGAAATGTTAAGGACGCGTTTAGAGGaagttattttacaaataaaaatgttacaattGGGAAAAGCTAGAACTTTCTTAGCAAGTGTTATGGATCCGCCAAATATGAAAGCTATAGATCTATCTTTGGATTTACTCCGAACTCTTAACGCGTTGGATGACGAGGAACAATTGACTCCTTTAGGGTATCATTTGGCTCAATTACCTGTAGATCCACGAACAg GGAAAATGATCATATGGGCATCATTATTTTCGTGCGTAGAACCAGTTTTTGCAATCGCGGCGAGTCTTAGTTTTAAAGATGCTTTTTACTGTCCATTTGGAAAAGAGGAAGACGCACGAAAAAAGAAACTCGAATTAAATATGAATCAATTTAGCGATCATATCGCGTTATCTGAAGCATTAAGAAGATTTGAAATCGCGTATAAAAAAAGTTATGCAAGTTCTTTTTGTAGGGAATATTTCCTCTCTTTTAGTACGCTCAAACTACTTTCTGAAATGAAAACTCAATTTGCTCAACATTTGTGTCAAATGAAATTTATGGATTCAGAAAATCCCGCTGACATTAATGCTAACAGGAACTCCAGTAACATAACCTTAGTGAAAGCAGTAGTATGTGCTGCATTGTATCctaatattgctattataag GAGAGTTACAAAAAATGGAACCAGAGCATGGACTCCAGAAGATGGTAGCGTTACTATACATCCGTCAAGTGTAAATGATAGAGTTAGGGAATATCCCAACccatttattacatattttacaaagCAGCTCTCGACAGCGATATATTTGCATGATACTACATGCGTTAGCGcgtcaattttattatttactgcTCCAAAAGTGTCTATAA gaaaagaaaaaggaaactatTTTATCAGCTTAGCAAACAGTCAAATATTTGCTTGCGATTTGCAAAGTGCACAACTTATTCAG aaaTTACAAGAACAATTCAATAATATGTTAGAGTATAAAATAACACATCCGGGAACAGTATGCTGGAATAGCGTTGAAGGCGATGTATTAAA TGCTATCATAGAACTGGTTTCTCAAAAAGACGAGGAATTGGGATTTTCTAATTCCGATATTCAAAATTGTGAGGATGATATGCATGATACAGTTTGA
- the LOC100642361 gene encoding uracil phosphoribosyltransferase homolog isoform X1, translating to MGSTEVTPIPKKLNESNDIADVYGPNLKILPCNNQVKELQTILRDKNTTRSDFKFYADRLNLLQVIELYQIDIFMIRLVIEESLNQLPFSKCVVTTPTGAKYNGLKYQKGNCGVSIVRSGEAMEQGLRDCCRSIRIGKILVESDADTHEAKVVYAKFPDDISERKVLLMYPIMSTGNTVIKAIAVLKEHNVIEENIILSNLFCTPIAAKSLVTAFPQMKILTSEIHSIAPNHFGQKYFGCSRFVVGETTNIQGKDI from the exons ATGGGTAGCACGGAGGTAACACCGATCCCaaagaaattaaacgaaagCAACGATATCGCTGATGTTTACGGACCGAACTTAAAAATTCTTCCATGCAATAATCAAGTGAAGGAACTGCAGACTATATTGCGAGACAA AAACACCACAAGGAGCGATTTCAAGTTCTACGCCGACCGTCTG AATTTATTACAAGTAATTGAATTATAtcaaatcgatatttttatg ATAAGACTAGTGATAGAAGAAAGTTTAAATCAATTACCTTTTTCCAAATGTGTGGTAACTACACCAACTGGTGCCAAATACAATGGTTTGAAGTATCAGAAAGGAAATTGTGGAGTATCTATAGTAAGAAGCGGAGAAGCCATGGAAcag GGTTTAAGAGACTGTTGTCGTAGTATAAGAATTGGGAAAATATTAGTTGAAAGTGATGCAGACACCCATGAAGCCAAAGTAGTTTATGCAAAGTTTCCAGATGATATATCTGAAAGGAAAGTCTTACTTATGTATCCAATAATGA gTACTGGGAATACTGTGATAAAAGCAATTGCTGTCCTAAAAGAACATAACGTAATTGaagaaaatatcattttatcaaatttattttgtacaCCAATTGCAGCTAAGTCTCTAGTCACTGCCTTTCCTCAG atgAAAATTTTAACATCAGAGATTCATAGCATTGCTCCAAATCATTTTGGACAGAAATACTTTG GATGTTCTCGTTTCGTCGTAGGGGAGACTACAAACATACAAGGGAAAGATATTTGA
- the LOC100642361 gene encoding uracil phosphoribosyltransferase homolog isoform X2, whose translation MGSTEVTPIPKKLNESNDIADVYGPNLKILPCNNQVKELQTILRDKNTTRSDFKFYADRLIRLVIEESLNQLPFSKCVVTTPTGAKYNGLKYQKGNCGVSIVRSGEAMEQGLRDCCRSIRIGKILVESDADTHEAKVVYAKFPDDISERKVLLMYPIMSTGNTVIKAIAVLKEHNVIEENIILSNLFCTPIAAKSLVTAFPQMKILTSEIHSIAPNHFGQKYFGCSRFVVGETTNIQGKDI comes from the exons ATGGGTAGCACGGAGGTAACACCGATCCCaaagaaattaaacgaaagCAACGATATCGCTGATGTTTACGGACCGAACTTAAAAATTCTTCCATGCAATAATCAAGTGAAGGAACTGCAGACTATATTGCGAGACAA AAACACCACAAGGAGCGATTTCAAGTTCTACGCCGACCGTCTG ATAAGACTAGTGATAGAAGAAAGTTTAAATCAATTACCTTTTTCCAAATGTGTGGTAACTACACCAACTGGTGCCAAATACAATGGTTTGAAGTATCAGAAAGGAAATTGTGGAGTATCTATAGTAAGAAGCGGAGAAGCCATGGAAcag GGTTTAAGAGACTGTTGTCGTAGTATAAGAATTGGGAAAATATTAGTTGAAAGTGATGCAGACACCCATGAAGCCAAAGTAGTTTATGCAAAGTTTCCAGATGATATATCTGAAAGGAAAGTCTTACTTATGTATCCAATAATGA gTACTGGGAATACTGTGATAAAAGCAATTGCTGTCCTAAAAGAACATAACGTAATTGaagaaaatatcattttatcaaatttattttgtacaCCAATTGCAGCTAAGTCTCTAGTCACTGCCTTTCCTCAG atgAAAATTTTAACATCAGAGATTCATAGCATTGCTCCAAATCATTTTGGACAGAAATACTTTG GATGTTCTCGTTTCGTCGTAGGGGAGACTACAAACATACAAGGGAAAGATATTTGA
- the LOC100643683 gene encoding SH3 domain-binding glutamic acid-rich protein homolog isoform X2 → MILDSKNVEYETIDITEPGKEMEKEFMQSNGIARDSKYPLPPQIFNEDEYCGDYEDFDLANEMDELEEFLKVEPSASGKENVPDSKQSEEIQENGNTTSREPSTDKEAAAIQAESVEERTTLPSENVQSDEPKSIENDGETKPEEDTTEHTEENVEKNEEKSGDQEKEE, encoded by the exons ATGATATTAGATAGCAAAAATGTAGAGTATGAGACAATTGATATAACAGAACCAGGGAAGGAGATGGAAAAGGAATTTATGCAATCTAATGGTATTGCGAGAGATAGTAAATATCCATTACCTCCACAGATATTTAATGAAGATGAATACTGTGGG GATTATGAAGATTTTGATTTGGCAAATGAAATGGATGAATTGGAAGAATTTTTGAAAGTGGAACCATCTGCTAGTGGAAAAGAAAATGTTCCTGATTCAAAACAAAGTGAAGAAATTCAAGAAAATGGAAATACTACAAGTCGAGAG CCTTCCACAGACAAAGAAGCAGCTGCAATACAAGCAGAAAG TGTTGAAGAAAGAACAACTTTACCAAGTGAAAATGTACAGTCAGATGAACCTAAATCTATAGAAAATGATGGTGAAACAAAACCTGAAGAAGATACTACGGAACATACAgaagaaaatgttgaaaaaaaTGAAGAGAAATCTGGTGATCAAGAGAAAGAAGAGTAG
- the LOC100643683 gene encoding SH3 domain-binding glutamic acid-rich protein homolog isoform X1: MVVKVYISGISGNKEVKKRQQRVLMILDSKNVEYETIDITEPGKEMEKEFMQSNGIARDSKYPLPPQIFNEDEYCGDYEDFDLANEMDELEEFLKVEPSASGKENVPDSKQSEEIQENGNTTSREPSTDKEAAAIQAESVEERTTLPSENVQSDEPKSIENDGETKPEEDTTEHTEENVEKNEEKSGDQEKEE; this comes from the exons ATGGTTGTTAAAGTCTACATATCGGGTATCAGCGGCAACAAGGAA GTGAAAAAGAGGCAACAACGAGTATTGATGATATTAGATAGCAAAAATGTAGAGTATGAGACAATTGATATAACAGAACCAGGGAAGGAGATGGAAAAGGAATTTATGCAATCTAATGGTATTGCGAGAGATAGTAAATATCCATTACCTCCACAGATATTTAATGAAGATGAATACTGTGGG GATTATGAAGATTTTGATTTGGCAAATGAAATGGATGAATTGGAAGAATTTTTGAAAGTGGAACCATCTGCTAGTGGAAAAGAAAATGTTCCTGATTCAAAACAAAGTGAAGAAATTCAAGAAAATGGAAATACTACAAGTCGAGAG CCTTCCACAGACAAAGAAGCAGCTGCAATACAAGCAGAAAG TGTTGAAGAAAGAACAACTTTACCAAGTGAAAATGTACAGTCAGATGAACCTAAATCTATAGAAAATGATGGTGAAACAAAACCTGAAGAAGATACTACGGAACATACAgaagaaaatgttgaaaaaaaTGAAGAGAAATCTGGTGATCAAGAGAAAGAAGAGTAG
- the LOC100644920 gene encoding 60S ribosomal protein L37a, whose amino-acid sequence MAKRTKKVGITGKYGTRYGASLRKMVKKMEITQHSKYTCTFCGKDAMKRSVVGIWSCKRCKRTVAGGAWVYSTTAAASVRSAVRRLREVKEQ is encoded by the exons ATG GCTAAACGCACGAAGAAGGTTGGAATCACTGGTAAATATGGTACTCGATATGGTGCCTCTCTCAGAAAAATGGttaagaaaatggaaattacCCAGCACAGCAAATACACCTGCACCTTCTGTGGCAAG GATGCTATGAAACGGAGTGTAGTGGGTATCTGGTCCTGCAAACGTTGCAAGAGGACTGTTGCTGGAGGTGCATGggtatattcaacaacagctgcTGCTTCTGTTAGATCTGCTGTCAGGAGGTTACGTGAAGTTAAAGaacagtaa